The following are encoded together in the Bradyrhizobium sp. CCGUVB1N3 genome:
- the rpiA gene encoding ribose-5-phosphate isomerase RpiA, which produces MDMDQLKRQAAARALEEVRDGMQLGLGTGSTAKHFVELLGERVRAGLKVIGVPTSEATRADAVRCGVPLTTLDEIEHLDITVDGADEVDPELNLIKGGGGALLREKIVAAASDRMIVIADDSKWVATLGRFPLPVEVIPFGLGATRRAIEKAFALTGVSGQMALRKAKDGHVFVTDGGHWILDAHLGRIEDPARLAVALSAIPGVVEHGLFIGLAGSAVLAGGEGIRVIERRKPKGD; this is translated from the coding sequence GTGGACATGGACCAGTTGAAGCGACAGGCGGCTGCACGCGCCCTCGAGGAGGTGCGCGACGGCATGCAGCTCGGTCTCGGCACCGGGTCGACGGCCAAGCACTTCGTCGAGCTGCTCGGCGAGCGTGTGCGCGCCGGCCTCAAGGTGATCGGCGTGCCGACCTCGGAGGCCACGCGTGCCGACGCGGTCCGTTGCGGCGTGCCGCTGACCACGCTGGACGAGATCGAGCATCTCGACATCACCGTCGACGGTGCTGACGAAGTCGATCCCGAGCTCAACCTGATCAAGGGCGGCGGCGGCGCGCTGCTCCGCGAGAAGATCGTCGCAGCTGCTTCCGATCGCATGATCGTGATTGCGGACGACAGCAAATGGGTTGCAACGCTCGGCCGTTTCCCGCTGCCGGTGGAGGTTATTCCGTTCGGCCTTGGCGCGACACGACGGGCGATCGAGAAGGCATTTGCGCTAACCGGCGTTTCCGGGCAAATGGCGCTCCGCAAGGCCAAGGACGGCCACGTTTTCGTCACCGATGGTGGCCACTGGATCCTCGATGCCCATCTCGGACGGATCGAGGACCCGGCACGGCTCGCGGTCGCGTTGAGCGCGATCCCCGGTGTGGTGGAGCATGGACTGTTCATCGGCTTGGCCGGCTCTGCCGTTCTGGCGGGCGGCGAGGGAATCCGCGTGATTGAACGGCGAAAGCCGAAAGGAGACTAG
- a CDS encoding DUF2059 domain-containing protein: MKSVLKMLPVASLALGVALGLAFGAVPAAAQQAAAPKASPAAIAAAKEILTMKNANALYANAVPGMVEKVKGALIGQNLNYQKDLNELAPVVVQQLAGREKEIGDGMAQAYAAQFTEQELKDLVTFYKSPLGQKLITAEPRAIEQGMAFTNTWAQNFSEIVASAFRAEMKKRGKDM; encoded by the coding sequence ATGAAGAGCGTTTTGAAGATGCTGCCCGTGGCCAGCCTCGCCCTGGGAGTCGCCTTGGGACTGGCTTTTGGCGCCGTCCCGGCGGCGGCACAGCAGGCGGCAGCGCCCAAGGCCTCGCCCGCGGCGATCGCGGCCGCCAAGGAAATCCTGACCATGAAGAACGCCAACGCGCTGTATGCCAACGCCGTCCCCGGCATGGTGGAGAAGGTCAAGGGCGCGCTGATCGGGCAGAACCTTAACTACCAGAAGGACCTCAACGAGCTGGCACCGGTGGTGGTGCAGCAGCTCGCCGGCCGCGAGAAGGAGATCGGCGACGGCATGGCGCAGGCCTACGCCGCACAGTTCACCGAGCAGGAGCTCAAGGATCTCGTGACGTTCTACAAGTCTCCTCTGGGGCAGAAGCTGATTACCGCCGAGCCGCGTGCGATCGAACAGGGCATGGCCTTCACGAATACGTGGGCGCAGAACTTCTCCGAGATCGTCGCGAGCGCGTTCCGCGCCGAGATGAAGAAGCGCGGCAAGGACATGTGA
- the gph gene encoding phosphoglycolate phosphatase (PGP is an essential enzyme in the glycolate salvage pathway in higher organisms (photorespiration in plants). Phosphoglycolate results from the oxidase activity of RubisCO in the Calvin cycle when concentrations of carbon dioxide are low relative to oxygen. This enzyme is a member of the Haloacid Dehalogenase (HAD) superfamily of aspartate-nucleophile hydrolase enzymes (PF00702).), with protein MIMTAHTIVFDLDGTLVDTAPDLISALNHVLDREGLPPVPLQTARNMIGAGARKLIERGLEAEGRIVGVEDINRLTADFIAYYADHIADESRPFEGLEAALDHLAERGHRLAVCTNKLEWLSRRLLDALGLSQRFAAICGADTFGVQKPDPTILRETVARAGGQLAASIMVGDAGTDVGVARRAGVPVIGVSFGYTDVPIEELKPDRLIHHMRDLPAAATSLMGRPNAEASA; from the coding sequence ATGATCATGACCGCTCATACCATCGTCTTCGATCTCGACGGCACGCTTGTGGATACGGCGCCCGACCTGATCAGCGCGCTGAACCATGTGCTCGACCGCGAGGGCCTGCCGCCCGTGCCGTTGCAAACGGCCCGCAACATGATCGGCGCCGGTGCCCGCAAGCTGATCGAGCGGGGCCTGGAGGCCGAAGGCCGGATCGTCGGCGTCGAGGACATCAACCGGCTGACGGCGGATTTCATCGCCTATTACGCCGACCATATCGCCGACGAATCGCGCCCTTTCGAGGGGCTGGAGGCAGCGCTCGACCACCTCGCGGAGCGTGGACACCGGCTCGCGGTGTGCACCAACAAGCTCGAATGGCTCTCCAGGCGGCTGCTCGACGCGCTGGGCCTGAGCCAGCGCTTTGCCGCCATCTGCGGCGCCGATACCTTTGGGGTGCAGAAGCCCGACCCGACCATCCTGCGCGAGACCGTGGCCCGCGCCGGCGGACAGCTCGCCGCCAGCATCATGGTCGGGGACGCCGGAACCGACGTTGGGGTGGCCCGGCGCGCCGGGGTTCCAGTGATCGGCGTCAGCTTCGGCTACACCGATGTGCCGATCGAGGAACTCAAGCCGGACCGCCTGATCCATCACATGCGCGACCTGCCGGCTGCGGCGACGAGCCTGATGGGTCGCCCAAACGCCGAGGCAAGCGCCTGA